The proteins below come from a single Myxococcota bacterium genomic window:
- a CDS encoding 4-hydroxybenzoate 3-monooxygenase, producing the protein MTSRTCVGIVGAGPAGLVLAHLLAEQGVECVVLERQTREYVERRVRAGLLEHRTVGLLERHGLAERLRARGQVHRGVELRFAGRRLRIPYAELYGGRHMWVYAQQELVADLIRLWIARGGAIEFEAEVSGLSGLDGERPEIRYTRAGNAERLACDFVAGCDGWHGPSRSAVPAGALRLHDHRLPFAWVGVLAQVAPSTEEIIYAHHERGFAGHMLRSDTVSRFYLQTEPDDPIELWPDARIWDELQRRLAVSDGWKLREGPVLEKSVTDMRSNVVEPMQFGRLYLAGDAAHIVPPTGAKGLNLAVSDARVLAEALAARCKRGDSAPLEAYSATCLRRVWVVQAFSLWMTWLIHRLPPDTPELALRTQLQRAQLELLSHSRAAAAAFAESYVGFEEL; encoded by the coding sequence GTGACGTCTCGCACCTGCGTCGGAATCGTCGGCGCCGGACCCGCGGGCCTGGTGCTCGCGCACCTGCTCGCGGAGCAGGGCGTCGAGTGTGTCGTGCTCGAGCGCCAGACGCGCGAATACGTCGAGCGCCGCGTGCGCGCGGGCCTGCTCGAGCACCGCACGGTCGGGCTGCTCGAGCGCCACGGCCTCGCCGAGCGGCTGCGCGCGCGCGGCCAGGTGCATCGCGGCGTGGAGCTGCGCTTCGCGGGCCGGCGCCTGCGCATTCCGTACGCCGAGCTCTACGGCGGCCGACACATGTGGGTGTACGCGCAGCAGGAGCTCGTGGCCGACCTGATCCGGCTGTGGATCGCGCGCGGCGGCGCGATCGAATTCGAGGCGGAAGTCAGCGGGCTCTCCGGCCTGGACGGCGAGCGGCCCGAGATCCGCTACACGCGTGCGGGCAACGCCGAACGGCTGGCGTGTGACTTCGTGGCCGGCTGCGACGGCTGGCACGGGCCGTCGCGTTCCGCCGTTCCGGCGGGCGCGCTGCGCCTGCACGACCACCGGCTGCCGTTCGCCTGGGTCGGCGTGCTGGCGCAGGTCGCCCCGTCGACCGAGGAGATCATCTACGCCCACCACGAGCGCGGCTTCGCGGGTCACATGCTGCGCAGCGACACGGTGAGCCGCTTCTACCTGCAGACCGAGCCCGATGACCCGATCGAGCTCTGGCCCGACGCGCGCATCTGGGACGAGCTGCAGCGCCGCCTCGCGGTCTCCGACGGCTGGAAGCTGCGCGAGGGGCCGGTGCTGGAGAAGTCGGTCACCGACATGCGCAGCAACGTGGTCGAGCCCATGCAGTTCGGCCGGCTGTATCTCGCCGGCGACGCCGCGCACATCGTGCCGCCCACCGGAGCGAAGGGGCTGAACCTGGCCGTGTCCGACGCGCGCGTCCTGGCCGAAGCGCTCGCGGCGCGCTGCAAACGCGGCGACTCGGCGCCGCTCGAGGCCTACTCCGCGACCTGCCTGCGCCGCGTGTGGGTGGTGCAGGCGTTCTCGCTCTGGATGACCTGGCTCATCCACCGCCTGCCGCCGGACA